From Thunnus albacares chromosome 22, fThuAlb1.1, whole genome shotgun sequence, the proteins below share one genomic window:
- the ccdc96 gene encoding coiled-coil domain-containing protein 96, whose amino-acid sequence MEGVPEHEENEVKNDTEGVVSANPTNEEDNSPIPAAGHVKEDVPAEVVTSDHNEENSESMKAAEELPVEEAFTSEPEEYSGHDLPAVDNDPTDGDLDVKMNEVSELPLSYEESVVFEIISNDDDEPPRLHLETQERETTRPAQEEEEEAKEDESTAAPADKEDISYEECLQELHEERDKASQHSSQLQMKLAEYFRKKAGDDAQLEREMLVSEQVQEYEKYINILTDLKQQLTTDSETAQQQAEELRLQSQERLDKVENEWCVFMALKQDVAVTMLSRRLGKQAAQAKVESTLAAEQLRQDELIKLRLKHIKLRIRIHRLEAELRDREERARDPLQLQFEQLQAERLEQKKHSEKQREESLKLQKKISSSLELLLNIKEKLYWSQMEVQAKREQLAEVEATVARKRDLLTRTKQARSGLQRDNLRLKERRGLLGNRVLLRDFEDTVDASDHLAEKLENLKCRQAEMVFSCGGRKNKLETI is encoded by the exons atgGAAGGAGTGCCAGAACATGAAGAAAATGAGGTGAAGAATGACACAGAGGGGGTGGTATCAGCAAATCCTACCAATGAGGAGGACAATTCTCCTATTCCTGCAGCTGGACATGTAAAAGAAGATGTTCCAGCTGAGGTGGTGACATCAGATCATAATGAAGAAAACTCTGAAAGCATGAAAGCCGCTGAAGAGCTTCCTGTTGAAGAAGCATTCACCTCTGAGCCAGAAGAATACAGTGGACATGACCTCCCTGCTGTCGACAACGACCCCACAGATGGAGACTTGGATGTGAAGATGAATGAAGTCAGTGAACTGCCACTGTCCTATGAAGAGAGCGTTGTTTTTGAGATCATCAGCAATGATGATGACGAACCTCCCAGACTGCATCTTGAGACCCAGGAGAGAGAGACCACCAGACctgcacaggaggaggaagaggaggctaAAGAAGATGAATccactgctgctcctgcagaCAAAGAAGACATCAGCTATGAAGAATGCCTGCAGGAGCTGCATGAGGAGAGAGATAAAGCCAGCCAACACAGCAGCCAGCTGCAGATGAAGCTGGCAGAGTACTTCCGCAAGAAGGCCGGGGATGATGCCCAGCTGGAGAGGGAGATGCTGGTGTCAGAGCAGGTGCAGGAGTATGAGAAGTATATTAACATCCTGACTGATCTGAAGCAGCAGCTCACCACAGACTCAGAGACAGCCCAGCAGCAGGCTGAGGAGCTGAGGCTACAGAGCCAAGAGAGGCTGGACAAG gTGGAAAATGAATGGTGTGTGTTCATGGCTCTGAAGCAGGATGTAGCTGTGACTATGCTAAGCAGACGCCTGGGTAAACAAGCAGCTCAGGCTAAAGTGGAGTCAACCCTGGCAGCAGAGCAGCTCCGGCAGGATGAGCTGATCAAGCTGCGCCTCAAGCACATTAAGCTGAGGATCAGGATTCACAGGCTGGAAGCAGAGCTCCGTGATAGGGAAGAACGCGCCAGGGACCCTCTACAGCTCCAGtttgagcagctgcaggctGAGAGGCTGGAGCAGAAAAAACACTCTGAGAAGCAAAGGGAGGAATCATTAAAGCTGCAGAAAAAGATCAGCAGCAGCTTGGAG CTCCTGTTGAACATAAAGGAGAAGCTGTACTGGAGTCAGATGGAGGTCCAGGCCAAGCGAGAGCAGCTGGCTGAGGTGGAGGCCACGGTGGCCAGAAAGAGGGACCTCCTGACCAGGACCAAGCAGGCCCGCAGCGGTCTGCAGAGGGACAACCTGAGGCTTAAGGAGCGTCGTGGACTGCTGGGGAACAGGGTTCTGCTGCGGGACTTTGAGGACACTGTGGACGCCTCCGACCACCTGGCAGAAAAACTGGAGAACCTGAAATGCCGGCAAGCAGAGATGGTTTTCAGCTGTGGCGGGCGGAAGAACAAGCTGGAAACAATTTAA